The Gammaproteobacteria bacterium genome has a segment encoding these proteins:
- a CDS encoding glutamate--tRNA ligase, translating to MSVRTRFAPSPTGVLHLGGLRTALYNWLYARRHGGEFLLRIEDTDRQRSLPEHIRALVEALQRFGLNPDEEPLLQSSRVERHREVAYQLLESGSAYHCYCTPDELAAMREEQRARGEVPRYDGRWRDNTGPPPAGVKPVIRFRRPDSEEVVVRDWLHGDVRYLNSQLDDLVLLRADGSPTYHLSCVVDDEDMGVRQVIRGDDHLNNTPRQLQLIQALGWTPPEYCHLPLLLAPDGKKLSKRDEATDALHYLRAGYLPDAVLNYLARLGWSHGDQEVFTIKELISCFGREGLGASASRLDPDKLNWINQQHMKTAPVDVLCEGLEAQLEKIGLNPADGPPLEKVAEAWRERAETLAGVAEAARWAFSDEIELSEKAARKVLRPVVREPLAAVRAALAGLAEWTAADIHACIAETAESLGIGFGKLGQPLRVAVTGGGVSPPIDTTLYLAGRARTLERLDVALGYIDARIAAAESAAQG from the coding sequence ATGTCCGTTCGTACCCGTTTTGCCCCCAGCCCCACCGGGGTGCTGCACCTGGGCGGTCTTCGTACGGCGCTCTATAACTGGCTCTACGCCAGGCGCCATGGAGGCGAGTTTCTGCTCAGGATCGAGGATACGGACCGCCAGCGCTCATTGCCGGAGCACATCCGGGCGCTGGTAGAGGCGCTGCAGCGCTTCGGGCTGAATCCGGACGAAGAACCGCTGCTGCAGTCTTCCCGCGTCGAGCGGCATCGGGAAGTGGCGTATCAGTTGCTTGAGTCGGGTTCCGCCTACCACTGCTACTGCACGCCGGACGAGCTGGCCGCCATGCGCGAGGAGCAGCGTGCGCGGGGCGAGGTTCCTCGCTACGATGGGAGGTGGCGCGACAACACGGGGCCGCCTCCTGCCGGGGTCAAGCCGGTCATTCGCTTTCGCCGCCCGGACAGCGAAGAGGTCGTGGTCAGGGATTGGCTGCATGGCGACGTACGCTATCTCAATTCGCAGCTCGACGACCTGGTGCTGTTGCGGGCCGATGGATCGCCCACCTACCACCTGAGTTGCGTGGTCGATGACGAAGACATGGGCGTGCGGCAGGTCATTCGCGGCGATGACCATCTGAATAACACCCCCCGGCAGCTACAACTGATTCAGGCCCTGGGCTGGACACCGCCGGAGTATTGCCATCTGCCGCTATTGCTGGCGCCGGACGGCAAAAAGCTCTCCAAGCGCGACGAAGCCACCGACGCGCTGCACTATCTGCGCGCCGGCTACCTGCCGGATGCGGTGCTCAACTACCTGGCCCGGCTCGGCTGGTCGCACGGCGACCAGGAAGTCTTCACGATCAAGGAATTGATTTCCTGTTTCGGAAGGGAAGGGCTGGGCGCATCCGCCTCACGACTGGACCCGGATAAGCTGAACTGGATCAACCAGCAGCACATGAAGACGGCGCCAGTGGATGTCCTGTGCGAAGGTCTTGAGGCGCAGCTCGAAAAAATCGGCCTGAATCCCGCGGACGGTCCGCCATTGGAGAAAGTGGCGGAAGCATGGCGCGAGCGCGCCGAAACGCTGGCCGGGGTGGCCGAAGCGGCCCGATGGGCGTTCAGCGATGAGATCGAATTGAGCGAAAAGGCGGCCAGGAAGGTCCTGCGCCCGGTGGTGCGCGAGCCGCTGGCGGCGGTGCGCGCGGCGCTGGCCGGACTGGCGGAATGGACCGCCGCGGACATCCATGCCTGCATTGCCGAAACGGCCGAATCGCTGGGCATCGGCTTCGGGAAACTGGGCCAGCCCTTGCGGGTGGCGGTTACCGGTGGTGGGGTTTCGCCGCCGATCGATACCACGCTCTATCTCGCCGGGCGTGCCAGGACGCTGGAGAGGCTCGACGTGGCGCTGGGCTATATCGATGCCCGGATCGCCGCTGCCGAGTCGGCCGCGCAGGGCTGA
- a CDS encoding alpha/beta fold hydrolase, whose translation MLDCLERDTGPEPVYSVIWLHGLGADAGDFWPIVPELGLPASPAWRFVFPNAPVRPVTINGGMPMRAWFDFFSRDSISPMDTDGIAASCRALEELIEREEQRGIARNRIMLAGFSQGGAIALRTALLSDRPVAGIVALSTFLPPLEPLEPSASAKGLPCLAAHGRYDEVLPLRLGLDSRARLEAAGCQVEWREYEMGHQVCGPELADISVFMQKVSGAMTGTG comes from the coding sequence ATGCTCGACTGCCTGGAGCGGGATACGGGCCCGGAACCTGTGTATTCCGTTATCTGGTTGCACGGCCTGGGCGCCGACGCCGGCGATTTCTGGCCGATCGTGCCGGAGCTTGGCCTCCCGGCTTCGCCCGCATGGCGGTTCGTGTTCCCGAATGCGCCGGTTCGGCCCGTCACGATCAATGGCGGCATGCCGATGCGGGCCTGGTTCGACTTCTTTTCGCGCGACAGCATTTCCCCCATGGATACCGACGGCATAGCCGCGAGTTGCCGCGCGCTGGAGGAACTGATCGAGAGGGAGGAGCAGCGCGGTATCGCCCGCAACAGGATCATGCTGGCCGGTTTTTCCCAGGGCGGGGCGATCGCGTTGCGCACCGCCCTGCTGTCGGACAGGCCTGTTGCCGGCATCGTGGCCCTTTCCACGTTCCTGCCGCCCTTGGAACCGCTGGAGCCGAGCGCCTCGGCAAAAGGCCTGCCGTGCCTGGCGGCGCACGGCCGCTACGACGAAGTGCTCCCCTTGCGCCTCGGTCTGGATTCGAGGGCAAGACTGGAAGCCGCGGGTTGCCAAGTGGAGTGGCGCGAGTACGAAATGGGACACCAGGTATGCGGGCCGGAACTCGCCGACATCTCGGTGTTCATGCAGAAAGTGTCCGGCGCCATGACGGGGACCGGCTGA
- a CDS encoding sodium/solute symporter (Members of the Solute:Sodium Symporter (SSS), TC 2.A.21 as described in tcdb.org, catalyze solute:Na+ symport. Known solutes for members of the family include sugars, amino acids, nucleosides, inositols, vitamins, urea or anions, depending on the system.), with product MLDWSVVGAYFALILWVAWTVGRKRQAGRAEFFLAGRNVGWFVVGASIFASNIGSEHLVGLAGSAAVEGVPVAQFEILAAFALLLLGWLFAPFYLRSGVFTMPEFLEKRYSRGPRTYLAVISVVGYVLTKIAVTVAAGGIVFETLMGVPFWWGALTIVALTGVYTAWGGLRAVLYTDMVQMFVLLGGAIAVTLIGLNAVGGWDGMQAALQPQAFSLWRSVNHPEFPWTGILFGAPILAVWYWCTDQFIVQRVLAANGIDNARRGTIFAAWLKQLPLFLFVLPGVLALALSNTGALQLDDPDQALPAMIGALLPTGLKGLVAAGLLAALMSSLSSVFNSASTIFTVDLYRRVVADASEARLVAVGRAATVVMVALALLWIPFMDFVSGGLFTYLQSVQAYIAPPIAAVFLVGVLWPGANASGAKWSLAVGALLGLARLFIEVMTGMNPESFEGSLWLALAEINFLHIAIALFAISTAVLVGVSLATGDGASELTVRREDMRGRPGWRSDFALSAGVVLLVLLIWAVFSQWVLAG from the coding sequence ATTCTCGACTGGTCAGTTGTCGGGGCCTACTTCGCTCTGATTCTGTGGGTCGCCTGGACGGTTGGCCGCAAACGTCAGGCCGGTCGGGCGGAGTTCTTCCTTGCCGGACGCAACGTCGGCTGGTTCGTGGTCGGGGCCTCGATCTTCGCTTCCAATATCGGGTCGGAGCACCTCGTGGGACTGGCGGGATCCGCCGCCGTGGAGGGGGTGCCGGTCGCGCAATTCGAAATCCTCGCGGCCTTCGCGTTGCTGTTGCTGGGCTGGTTGTTCGCGCCCTTTTACCTGCGCTCCGGCGTGTTCACGATGCCGGAATTCCTGGAGAAGCGCTACTCGAGGGGACCAAGGACGTACCTGGCTGTCATTTCGGTGGTCGGCTACGTGCTGACCAAGATCGCCGTTACTGTTGCCGCCGGCGGGATTGTGTTCGAAACCCTCATGGGTGTCCCGTTCTGGTGGGGCGCGCTGACCATCGTTGCGCTTACCGGCGTTTATACCGCATGGGGCGGCCTGCGGGCGGTGCTCTACACGGACATGGTGCAGATGTTCGTCCTGCTGGGCGGGGCGATTGCGGTAACGCTCATCGGCCTGAATGCGGTGGGGGGCTGGGACGGCATGCAGGCGGCGCTGCAGCCGCAGGCCTTCAGCCTGTGGCGCAGCGTGAACCATCCCGAGTTCCCGTGGACCGGCATCCTGTTCGGAGCGCCGATCCTGGCGGTCTGGTACTGGTGCACGGACCAGTTCATCGTGCAGCGCGTGCTGGCGGCCAACGGCATCGACAACGCACGCCGGGGCACCATCTTCGCCGCGTGGCTGAAGCAACTGCCGCTGTTCCTTTTCGTATTGCCCGGCGTCCTGGCGCTGGCGCTCAGCAATACCGGCGCGCTGCAACTCGACGACCCCGATCAGGCGCTGCCGGCCATGATCGGCGCCCTGCTTCCGACAGGCCTGAAGGGCCTGGTTGCGGCCGGCCTGCTGGCGGCCCTGATGAGCTCTCTTTCGTCGGTTTTCAATTCGGCCTCGACCATCTTCACGGTGGACCTGTATCGGAGGGTGGTTGCCGATGCGAGCGAGGCGCGCCTGGTGGCGGTGGGGCGCGCGGCAACGGTCGTGATGGTGGCCCTGGCCTTGCTGTGGATTCCGTTCATGGACTTTGTTTCCGGCGGACTGTTCACCTACCTGCAGAGCGTGCAGGCCTATATCGCCCCGCCCATTGCGGCGGTGTTTCTGGTGGGCGTGCTCTGGCCCGGCGCCAATGCTTCCGGCGCGAAGTGGTCGTTGGCCGTGGGCGCTTTGCTGGGCCTGGCCCGGCTGTTCATCGAGGTGATGACCGGAATGAACCCGGAGTCCTTCGAGGGCAGCCTGTGGCTTGCGCTGGCGGAGATCAACTTCCTGCACATCGCCATTGCCCTGTTCGCGATCTCGACCGCGGTGCTGGTCGGCGTAAGCCTCGCAACGGGCGACGGCGCATCCGAACTCACGGTGCGGCGCGAGGACATGCGGGGTCGGCCGGGCTGGCGCAGCGATTTCGCCTTGAGCGCGGGCGTTGTGCTCCTGGTTTTGCTGATCTGGGCCGTTTTTTCACAGTGGGTCCTGGCAGGCTGA
- a CDS encoding glycoside hydrolase family 3 protein, protein MTMRQLRSFVCTLLLLTAGTAADSSPWPAQSSPFPADPAEEARLDEILSGMSLSDKVGQVIMGEIQYASPRDVRRYRLGAVLNGGGSFPGKDRHASAADWLALADAYHEASIDRDDGRPAIPVIWGTDAVHGHNNVLGATLFPHNIGLGATANPELLALIGAATAREVAATGIYWNFAPTLAVPRNDRWGRTYEGYSEHPDLVAELGAALIEGMQGAVGRDFMAPGRVLATAKHFLGDGGTTGGVDQGNTEVSEDELVRIHASGYRTALASGAQTVMVSFSSWNGQKMHANPYLLKEVLKGRMGFDGFLVGDWDGHSQVPGCKSSSCPEAFNAGVDMFMAPQHWKVLHRNLLRQVRMGEITGARLDDAVRRILRVKLRAGLLDAPRPSERPVAPGRESGAAGRSDWIGHPEHRALARRAVRESLVLLKNEGGVLPIAPKSRVLVAGAAASDIPGQLGGWSMTWQGDDIENSDFPGATSILNGVRAALEGAGGTAEHRQFSEVRAGPAASLPDVALLVYGERPYAEYEGDVKTLEFSPRGKSHLEAARRLQAAGIRVVSVLLTGRPLAVPDEIEASDAFVVAWLPGSEGAGIADVLIADVEGAARYDFSGRLPFSWPERPDQAVNNVGDESYRPAFPLGFGLRYEAPVPVDPAAPTE, encoded by the coding sequence ATGACAATGCGACAACTTCGGTCGTTCGTTTGTACGCTCCTTCTGCTAACGGCCGGCACGGCGGCCGATTCCTCGCCGTGGCCGGCGCAGTCCAGCCCGTTCCCTGCCGATCCCGCCGAAGAAGCCCGTCTGGACGAGATCCTTTCCGGCATGTCGCTTAGCGACAAGGTAGGGCAGGTCATCATGGGGGAAATCCAATACGCGTCCCCCAGAGACGTAAGGCGCTATCGGCTTGGCGCGGTATTGAACGGCGGCGGGTCTTTTCCGGGCAAGGATCGGCACGCGTCGGCCGCCGACTGGCTGGCGCTGGCCGACGCTTACCACGAGGCGTCCATCGACCGCGACGACGGACGGCCCGCAATCCCGGTCATCTGGGGCACCGACGCGGTGCATGGACACAACAACGTGCTCGGCGCGACGCTCTTTCCGCACAACATAGGCTTGGGAGCCACCGCCAACCCTGAATTGCTGGCGCTCATCGGGGCCGCAACCGCGCGCGAAGTGGCGGCCACCGGGATCTACTGGAATTTCGCGCCGACACTGGCCGTACCGCGCAATGACCGGTGGGGGCGGACCTACGAGGGATATTCCGAGCATCCCGACCTGGTGGCCGAACTGGGCGCCGCGCTGATCGAGGGGATGCAGGGCGCTGTTGGCCGGGACTTCATGGCGCCCGGCAGGGTGCTGGCCACCGCAAAGCACTTTCTGGGCGACGGAGGCACTACCGGGGGCGTGGACCAGGGCAATACCGAGGTCAGCGAAGATGAACTCGTGCGGATTCACGCCTCCGGCTACCGCACGGCGCTCGCGAGCGGGGCGCAGACGGTGATGGTTTCCTTCAGCTCATGGAACGGCCAGAAGATGCACGCCAATCCCTACCTGCTCAAGGAGGTGCTGAAGGGCCGAATGGGTTTTGACGGCTTCCTGGTCGGGGACTGGGACGGCCACTCGCAGGTTCCGGGCTGCAAATCAAGCAGTTGCCCGGAGGCCTTCAATGCCGGCGTGGACATGTTCATGGCCCCGCAGCACTGGAAGGTCCTGCACCGCAACCTGCTTCGCCAGGTTCGCATGGGAGAGATCACGGGCGCGCGGCTGGACGACGCCGTGCGGCGGATCCTGCGCGTCAAGCTCCGCGCCGGACTGCTGGACGCGCCGCGTCCGTCCGAGCGCCCGGTTGCGCCGGGACGCGAGAGCGGCGCGGCAGGCCGTTCGGACTGGATCGGTCATCCCGAACACCGTGCGCTGGCGCGCAGGGCAGTGAGGGAGTCGCTGGTCCTGTTGAAGAACGAGGGCGGCGTGTTGCCGATTGCACCGAAATCCAGGGTCCTGGTGGCCGGCGCGGCGGCATCCGATATCCCCGGCCAACTGGGCGGCTGGTCGATGACCTGGCAGGGCGACGATATCGAAAACTCTGATTTCCCCGGCGCCACCAGCATCCTGAACGGGGTCAGGGCGGCGTTGGAAGGTGCGGGTGGAACGGCGGAACACAGGCAATTCTCGGAAGTGCGGGCAGGGCCGGCGGCTTCCCTGCCGGACGTCGCGCTGCTCGTTTATGGCGAGCGTCCGTACGCGGAATACGAGGGCGACGTGAAGACACTGGAGTTCAGTCCCCGCGGCAAGTCCCACCTGGAAGCGGCCCGGCGTTTGCAGGCTGCCGGAATCCGGGTGGTGAGCGTCCTGCTGACCGGTCGCCCGCTGGCCGTTCCGGACGAAATCGAAGCTTCCGATGCATTCGTCGTGGCCTGGCTCCCCGGCAGCGAGGGCGCCGGGATCGCGGATGTGCTGATCGCGGATGTCGAAGGCGCTGCGCGCTACGATTTTTCAGGCCGGCTGCCTTTCTCCTGGCCGGAAAGGCCCGATCAGGCGGTCAACAACGTCGGTGACGAGTCCTACCGGCCGGCCTTTCCACTCGGCTTTGGCCTGCGCTACGAAGCTCCCGTACCGGTCGATCCCGCCGCACCCACCGAATAA
- a CDS encoding clan AA aspartic protease, producing the protein MGATYTEVTIRNPANREREWTGKFLVDTGAFDSLVPRACLEAIGLEPQGRRSYVLADGKPITLDITVAEMEFEGEIVGGTIVYGEADAEPLLGVTALESGGFEVDPRSQTLKRLPAVLLKTNGTRSGSYSVGAAGSTGTGAS; encoded by the coding sequence ATGGGAGCGACTTACACTGAAGTAACGATTCGCAATCCTGCGAATCGAGAAAGGGAATGGACCGGCAAATTCCTTGTCGATACCGGCGCTTTCGACTCGCTCGTGCCGAGGGCCTGCCTGGAAGCAATCGGTCTTGAACCCCAGGGACGCCGCAGCTACGTGCTGGCGGACGGCAAGCCCATCACGCTGGACATCACGGTAGCCGAGATGGAATTTGAGGGCGAAATTGTCGGCGGGACGATTGTGTACGGCGAAGCCGATGCCGAACCGCTGCTCGGCGTTACGGCGCTGGAGTCCGGCGGATTCGAGGTCGATCCGCGCAGCCAGACGCTGAAGCGCCTGCCGGCCGTGCTGTTGAAGACCAACGGGACGCGATCCGGCTCTTATTCGGTGGGTGCGGCGGGATCGACCGGTACGGGAGCTTCGTAG